The Nodosilinea sp. PGN35 DNA window CATCTGGTACCAGCGCACCCGGTGCTCGTTGGGGCTGGTGAAGCCGCGCACCTCCATTGCTGCCGCGATCTGCTCGGCCCGCAGCAGCAGGTTTTGCAGCAGCCGCTCCATCACCGCCAGCCACACCTGGGCCGAGCCGCGAAAGCCCAGCTTCTTCCAGTTGATGGCGCGGGTCTGCACCGATCGCACCAAGTTCTGCACCTCCTCTAGCACCAGCGGAATGAACCGCAGGGAAAGGGTCACCGTCAGGGCAATCTCGGTAACGGGTATACGAAACCACCGCAGCGGGGCCATCAGCGCCTCCAGGGCCACGGTGATCTCCTCGGGGGCGGTGGTGAGCAAAAACAGGTTGGTGCCGTAGATCAGGGTAAACAGCAGCGTGCCAATGCGAATGCCCAGATCGAGCGATCGCCGCGTCACCGTAATTGGCCCCCAGTCAAACACCACGTAGCGGTACGCCGTGGGCTGAGGCAGCTCCGGCAGAACCTCCGGGGGATCGTCCAGGGTAGCCATAGCTGCGGGGGTAGGTAGTCGCGGGGTATGCGCCACCTGAAGCCCATCGGGCATGACAAAGGTGAGCAGCATAACAATGGAACTTAGCACCACCAGCCAGCCCATCTGCTGCCGCCACACCCGCGCTGGAATCCACGCCGCCAGGGTGAGCAGCACCAGCAGCGCCACCAGCCCAAACCGCCAGTAGGCATTGGCCAAAATCGGCGTCACCAAAATGCTCATCAGCCAGGCCATCTTCACCCTGGGGTCAAGCCGGTGCAGCCAGGTGACCGGCTGCTCTAGGTAGAGGCCAATGGGTAAAGAGCGAAGAAGATCCATCGAGTTGTAGGTTGGTTTTGACTACCGGCGGCAAGTTGGGATTTTTTTAGATTTTAGATTTTGGATTTGCGATTTTGGCGTCAGGCTATATTGCTACACAAGGCTCTCCGGCGATAAGTTGCCCAGACATCTAGCCAACCATTCCAAAATCTAAAATCGCAAATCCAAAATCCCCTAGACTTTCGTCGCCCGGTTGGGGTTGTTGCGCTCCAGGTCGCGCATGGCCTTGCCCCGCCAAAAAATGCGAATTGGCGTGCCCTCAAAGCCCAGGTTTTCGCGGAACTGCCGCTCCACGTAGCGACGGTAGTTGTCTTTGAGCAGGTGGGGATCATTCACAAACAAGGTGAAAGAAGGAGGCCGCACGGTGACTTGGGTGCCGTAGTAGATGCGGCCCTGGCGACCCTGGCGGGTGGTGGGGGGCGTGTGCCACTTGACCGCGTCTTCGAGCACCTCGTTGACCACCGAGGTGCTGACCCGGCGGCGGTGCTGCTCTACGGCCCCATCCACCAGTTCAAGAATTTTGGGTACCCGCTGGCCGGTTTTAGCGCTGACGAAAATGCGCTTGGC harbors:
- a CDS encoding energy-coupling factor transporter transmembrane protein EcfT, which produces MDLLRSLPIGLYLEQPVTWLHRLDPRVKMAWLMSILVTPILANAYWRFGLVALLVLLTLAAWIPARVWRQQMGWLVVLSSIVMLLTFVMPDGLQVAHTPRLPTPAAMATLDDPPEVLPELPQPTAYRYVVFDWGPITVTRRSLDLGIRIGTLLFTLIYGTNLFLLTTAPEEITVALEALMAPLRWFRIPVTEIALTVTLSLRFIPLVLEEVQNLVRSVQTRAINWKKLGFRGSAQVWLAVMERLLQNLLLRAEQIAAAMEVRGFTSPNEHRVRWYQMVLRRWDWFALGLLTVFWWARVVWGGEL